In Dryobates pubescens isolate bDryPub1 chromosome 8, bDryPub1.pri, whole genome shotgun sequence, a genomic segment contains:
- the LOC104297746 gene encoding cytochrome P450 26A1 isoform X1 translates to MGFSALVASALCTFLLPLLLFLAAVKLWDLYCVSSRDPNCPLPLPPGTMGLPFFGETLQMVLQRRKFLEMKRRKYGFIYKTHLFGRPTVRVMGAENVRHILLGEHRLVSVQWPASVRTILGSGCLSNLHNGQHKHRKKVIMQAFSRDALQHYVPVIQEEVSACLAQWLGTAGPCLLVYPEVKRLMFRIAMRILLGFQPRQASPDGEQQLVEAFEEMIRNLFSLPIDVPFSGLYRGLRARNIIHAKIEENIRAKMARKEPEGGYKDALQLLMEYTQGNGEQLNMQELKESATELLFGGHETTASAATSLIAFLGLHHDVLQKVRKELQVKGLLCSPNQEKQLDMEVLEQLKYTGCVIKETLRLSPPVPGGFRIALKTLELNGYQIPKGWNVIYSICDTHDVADLFTNKDEFNPDRFMSPSPEDSSRFSFIPFGGGLRSCVGKEFAKVLLKIFTVELARSCDWQLLNGPPTMKTGPIVYPVDNLPTKFIGFSGQI, encoded by the exons ATGGGCTTCTCTGCCCTGGTCGCCAGCGCCCTGTGcaccttcctgctgcccctgctgctctttTTGGCCGCCGTCAAGCTGTGGGACCTGTACTGTGTGAGCAGCCGGGACCCCAACTGCCCACTCCCGCTGCCTCCGGGCACCATGGGGCTCCCCTTCTTCGGGGAGACGCTACAGATGGTGCTGCAG AGACGGAAATTTCTGGAGATGAAGCGCAGGAAATACGGCTTTATCTACAAGACTCACCTTTTCGGGCGGCCCACGGTGCGGGTGATGGGCGCCGAGAACGTGCGGCATATCCTGCTGGGCGAACACCGGCTCGTCTCCGTGCAGTGGCCCGCCTCGGTGCGCACCATCTTGGGCTCGGgctgcctctccaacctccaCAACGGGCAGCACAAACACCGCAAAAAG GTGATCATGCAGGCCTTCTCCCGGGATGCCCTGCAGCACTACGTGCCCGTCATCCAGGAGGAGGTGAGCGCCTGCCTGGCGCAGTGGCTGGGCACCGCCGGGCCCTGCCTGCTGGTGTATCCCGAGGTGAAGCGCCTCATGTTTCGCATAGCCATGAGGATCCTGCTGGGATTTCAGCCCCGCCAGGCCAGCCCGGACGGTGAGCAGCAACTGGTGGAAGCCTTCGAGGAAATGATCCGcaacctcttctccctccctatTGATGTGCCTTTCAGTGGGCTCTACCGG GGCTTGCGGGCACGCAACATCATCCATGCCAAGATCGAGGAGAACATCCGTGCTAAGATGGCCCgcaaggagcctgagggtggcTATAAggatgcactgcagctgctgatggAATACACACAGGGCAATGGTGAACAGCTCAACATGCAG GAACTGAAGGAGTCTgctacagagctgctgtttgggGGCCACGAAACCACTGCTAGTGCTGCCACATCGCTAATTGCTTTCCTAGGGCTCCACCATGATGTCCTGCAGAAAGtgaggaaagagctgcaggtgaAG GGGTTACTATGCAGTCCCAACCAAGAGAAGCAACTGGACATGGAGGTCTTGGAGCAGCTGAAGTATACAGGCTGTGTTATCAAAGAGACCCTCAGGCTGAGCCCGCCTGTTCCTGGAGGATTTCGAATTGCACTCAAGACCCTTGAGCTAAAT GGTTACCAGATCCCCAAAGGCTGGAATGTTATTTACAGTATCTGTGATACCCACGATGTGGCGGATCTCTTTACAAACAAGGATGAATTTAACCCAGATCGCTTCATGTCTCCATCTCCAGAGGATTCCTCCAGATTCAGTTTCATTCCTTTTGGTGGAGGCTTGAGAAGCTGCGTGGGCAAAGAGTTTGCAAAAGTCCTTCTGAAAATATTTACAGTAGAGCTGGCTCGGAGCTGTGACTGGCAGCTGCTGAATGGACCTCCTACAATGAAAACAGGCCCTATAGTGTACCCTGTGGACAATCTGCCTACCAAATTCATAGGTTTCAGTGGCCAAATCTGA
- the LOC104297746 gene encoding cytochrome P450 26A1 isoform X2, with product MGFSALVASALCTFLLPLLLFLAAVKLWDLYCVSSRDPNCPLPLPPGTMGLPFFGETLQMVLQRRKFLEMKRRKYGFIYKTHLFGRPTVRVMGAENVRHILLGEHRLVSVQWPASVRTILGSGCLSNLHNGQHKHRKKVIMQAFSRDALQHYVPVIQEEPRQASPDGEQQLVEAFEEMIRNLFSLPIDVPFSGLYRGLRARNIIHAKIEENIRAKMARKEPEGGYKDALQLLMEYTQGNGEQLNMQELKESATELLFGGHETTASAATSLIAFLGLHHDVLQKVRKELQVKGLLCSPNQEKQLDMEVLEQLKYTGCVIKETLRLSPPVPGGFRIALKTLELNGYQIPKGWNVIYSICDTHDVADLFTNKDEFNPDRFMSPSPEDSSRFSFIPFGGGLRSCVGKEFAKVLLKIFTVELARSCDWQLLNGPPTMKTGPIVYPVDNLPTKFIGFSGQI from the exons ATGGGCTTCTCTGCCCTGGTCGCCAGCGCCCTGTGcaccttcctgctgcccctgctgctctttTTGGCCGCCGTCAAGCTGTGGGACCTGTACTGTGTGAGCAGCCGGGACCCCAACTGCCCACTCCCGCTGCCTCCGGGCACCATGGGGCTCCCCTTCTTCGGGGAGACGCTACAGATGGTGCTGCAG AGACGGAAATTTCTGGAGATGAAGCGCAGGAAATACGGCTTTATCTACAAGACTCACCTTTTCGGGCGGCCCACGGTGCGGGTGATGGGCGCCGAGAACGTGCGGCATATCCTGCTGGGCGAACACCGGCTCGTCTCCGTGCAGTGGCCCGCCTCGGTGCGCACCATCTTGGGCTCGGgctgcctctccaacctccaCAACGGGCAGCACAAACACCGCAAAAAG GTGATCATGCAGGCCTTCTCCCGGGATGCCCTGCAGCACTACGTGCCCGTCATCCAGGAGGAG CCCCGCCAGGCCAGCCCGGACGGTGAGCAGCAACTGGTGGAAGCCTTCGAGGAAATGATCCGcaacctcttctccctccctatTGATGTGCCTTTCAGTGGGCTCTACCGG GGCTTGCGGGCACGCAACATCATCCATGCCAAGATCGAGGAGAACATCCGTGCTAAGATGGCCCgcaaggagcctgagggtggcTATAAggatgcactgcagctgctgatggAATACACACAGGGCAATGGTGAACAGCTCAACATGCAG GAACTGAAGGAGTCTgctacagagctgctgtttgggGGCCACGAAACCACTGCTAGTGCTGCCACATCGCTAATTGCTTTCCTAGGGCTCCACCATGATGTCCTGCAGAAAGtgaggaaagagctgcaggtgaAG GGGTTACTATGCAGTCCCAACCAAGAGAAGCAACTGGACATGGAGGTCTTGGAGCAGCTGAAGTATACAGGCTGTGTTATCAAAGAGACCCTCAGGCTGAGCCCGCCTGTTCCTGGAGGATTTCGAATTGCACTCAAGACCCTTGAGCTAAAT GGTTACCAGATCCCCAAAGGCTGGAATGTTATTTACAGTATCTGTGATACCCACGATGTGGCGGATCTCTTTACAAACAAGGATGAATTTAACCCAGATCGCTTCATGTCTCCATCTCCAGAGGATTCCTCCAGATTCAGTTTCATTCCTTTTGGTGGAGGCTTGAGAAGCTGCGTGGGCAAAGAGTTTGCAAAAGTCCTTCTGAAAATATTTACAGTAGAGCTGGCTCGGAGCTGTGACTGGCAGCTGCTGAATGGACCTCCTACAATGAAAACAGGCCCTATAGTGTACCCTGTGGACAATCTGCCTACCAAATTCATAGGTTTCAGTGGCCAAATCTGA
- the LOC104297746 gene encoding cytochrome P450 26A1 isoform X3: protein MKRRKYGFIYKTHLFGRPTVRVMGAENVRHILLGEHRLVSVQWPASVRTILGSGCLSNLHNGQHKHRKKVIMQAFSRDALQHYVPVIQEEVSACLAQWLGTAGPCLLVYPEVKRLMFRIAMRILLGFQPRQASPDGEQQLVEAFEEMIRNLFSLPIDVPFSGLYRGLRARNIIHAKIEENIRAKMARKEPEGGYKDALQLLMEYTQGNGEQLNMQELKESATELLFGGHETTASAATSLIAFLGLHHDVLQKVRKELQVKGLLCSPNQEKQLDMEVLEQLKYTGCVIKETLRLSPPVPGGFRIALKTLELNGYQIPKGWNVIYSICDTHDVADLFTNKDEFNPDRFMSPSPEDSSRFSFIPFGGGLRSCVGKEFAKVLLKIFTVELARSCDWQLLNGPPTMKTGPIVYPVDNLPTKFIGFSGQI from the exons ATGAAGCGCAGGAAATACGGCTTTATCTACAAGACTCACCTTTTCGGGCGGCCCACGGTGCGGGTGATGGGCGCCGAGAACGTGCGGCATATCCTGCTGGGCGAACACCGGCTCGTCTCCGTGCAGTGGCCCGCCTCGGTGCGCACCATCTTGGGCTCGGgctgcctctccaacctccaCAACGGGCAGCACAAACACCGCAAAAAG GTGATCATGCAGGCCTTCTCCCGGGATGCCCTGCAGCACTACGTGCCCGTCATCCAGGAGGAGGTGAGCGCCTGCCTGGCGCAGTGGCTGGGCACCGCCGGGCCCTGCCTGCTGGTGTATCCCGAGGTGAAGCGCCTCATGTTTCGCATAGCCATGAGGATCCTGCTGGGATTTCAGCCCCGCCAGGCCAGCCCGGACGGTGAGCAGCAACTGGTGGAAGCCTTCGAGGAAATGATCCGcaacctcttctccctccctatTGATGTGCCTTTCAGTGGGCTCTACCGG GGCTTGCGGGCACGCAACATCATCCATGCCAAGATCGAGGAGAACATCCGTGCTAAGATGGCCCgcaaggagcctgagggtggcTATAAggatgcactgcagctgctgatggAATACACACAGGGCAATGGTGAACAGCTCAACATGCAG GAACTGAAGGAGTCTgctacagagctgctgtttgggGGCCACGAAACCACTGCTAGTGCTGCCACATCGCTAATTGCTTTCCTAGGGCTCCACCATGATGTCCTGCAGAAAGtgaggaaagagctgcaggtgaAG GGGTTACTATGCAGTCCCAACCAAGAGAAGCAACTGGACATGGAGGTCTTGGAGCAGCTGAAGTATACAGGCTGTGTTATCAAAGAGACCCTCAGGCTGAGCCCGCCTGTTCCTGGAGGATTTCGAATTGCACTCAAGACCCTTGAGCTAAAT GGTTACCAGATCCCCAAAGGCTGGAATGTTATTTACAGTATCTGTGATACCCACGATGTGGCGGATCTCTTTACAAACAAGGATGAATTTAACCCAGATCGCTTCATGTCTCCATCTCCAGAGGATTCCTCCAGATTCAGTTTCATTCCTTTTGGTGGAGGCTTGAGAAGCTGCGTGGGCAAAGAGTTTGCAAAAGTCCTTCTGAAAATATTTACAGTAGAGCTGGCTCGGAGCTGTGACTGGCAGCTGCTGAATGGACCTCCTACAATGAAAACAGGCCCTATAGTGTACCCTGTGGACAATCTGCCTACCAAATTCATAGGTTTCAGTGGCCAAATCTGA